CCTCTTTCGATTTCTGTTCTTTGTACTCCTCTTAATAATGCTCCGATGTTATCTCCTGCTCTTCCTTCATCTAATAACTTTCTGAACATTTCTATTCCTGTACATACTACTGATCTTTTTTCGTCTGTTAATCCAACTATTTCTACTTGGTCTTGTACTTTTAGAACTCCTCTTTCTACTCTTCCTGTTGCAACTGTTCCTCTACCTGTGATTGAGAATACGTCCTCTACTGGCATTAAGAATGGTTGATCTGTGTCTCTTGTTGGCTCTGGTATTGCTTCGTCTACTGCTGCCATAAGCTCTAATACTTTGTCTCCCCATTCGCTTGATGGATCTTCTAATGCTTTTAATGCCGATCCTACTACTATTTTAGTATCGTCTCCATTAAATTCATACTCTGATAGTAATTCTCTTATTTCCATTTCTACTAATTCTACTAATTCTTCGTCATCTACCATATCTGCTTTGTTTAAGAATACTACGATTTCTGGTACTCCTACCTGTCTTGATAATAGTATATGCTCTCTTGTTTGTGGCATTGGACCATCTGCTGCTGAACATACTAAGATTGCTCCGTCCATTTGTGCTGCTCCTGTTATCATGTTTTTAACGTAGTCAGCATGGCCTGGGCAGTCAACGTGTGCATAATGTCTGTTCTCTGTTTCATACTCAACGTGTGCTGTTGATATTGTTATTCCTCTTTCTCTTTCTTCTGGAGCTTTATCTATATTATCAAATGCTACTG
This DNA window, taken from Abyssisolibacter fermentans, encodes the following:
- the tuf gene encoding elongation factor Tu encodes the protein MAKAKFERNKPHVNIGTIGHVDHGKTTLTAAITKVLNERLGTGESVAFDNIDKAPEERERGITISTAHVEYETENRHYAHVDCPGHADYVKNMITGAAQMDGAILVCSAADGPMPQTREHILLSRQVGVPEIVVFLNKADMVDDEELVELVEMEIRELLSEYEFNGDDTKIVVGSALKALEDPSSEWGDKVLELMAAVDEAIPEPTRDTDQPFLMPVEDVFSITGRGTVATGRVERGVLKVQDQVEIVGLTDEKRSVVCTGIEMFRKLLDEGRAGDNIGALLRGVQRTEIERG